The Dysidea avara chromosome 13, odDysAvar1.4, whole genome shotgun sequence genome includes a region encoding these proteins:
- the LOC136242070 gene encoding monoacylglycerol lipase ABHD6-like: MEEILFSSYGAFVPVAVLTGLVAVPLGLMYLIYPKSILQLYMKYYPYLVGGFTAKSVQVGDHTISYLERPSSTGCTSATVVMFHGFTSSKNANVTMAKYFPPNWRVIFPDMPAHGDSSYVPNSDYSVHGIVDMLHEFFMVLNLNKVHLTGQSMGSFVAAQFSRQYPDLVISLSLLCPPVEISEKSPFWRMYFETGKNLFMPETITELDEMFTHAFYRPLRLTSQIKYGILDIMKPKYPGFAEVFANMMKSRFSRDESIQCISEITVPVLSVFGEHDSVVLLEEISTYFYQIAAVNDIEVKILENCGHAISVERPRKTAKEIVKFISKHSDYYC; the protein is encoded by the exons ATGGAAGAAATCTTGTTTTCGTCCTACGGAGCGTTCGTCCCTGTCGCGGTATTAACTGGTCTTGTGGCAGTACCACTAGGGTTGATGTATCTGATTTACCCCAAATCGATATTACAACTCTATATGAA ATATTATCCATATTTGGTTGGAGGGTTTACAGCAAAGAGTGTTCAGGTGGGAGATCACACCATTAGTTACTTGGAGCGGCCAAGCAGTACAGGTTGTACTAGTGCTACTGTTGTAATGTTCCATGGCTTCACCAGCTCTAAGAATGCTAACGTTACCATGGCAAAATACTTCCCTCCAAACTGGCGTGTCATATTCCCAGACATGCCGGCACATGGAGACAGTAGCTACGTACCCAACTCAGACTATAGTGTTCATGGCATAGTAGACATGCTTCATGAG TTCTTTATGGTACTCAACCTCAACAAGGTACATCTCACTGGTCAGTCAATGGGATCATTTGTTGCTGCACAATTTAGTAGGCAATATCCTGATCTAGTTATCTCTCTATCATTATTATGTCCACCAG TTGAGATATCTGAGAAGAGCCCATTTTGGAGAATGTATTTTGAGACAGGCAAGAACTTGTTCATGCCAGAGACCATCACTGAACTGGACGAGATGTTCACCCATGCCTTCTACAGGCCACTTAGATTGACCAGTCAGATTAAATATGGTATATTAGATATCATGAAGCCTAAATACCCAGGATTTGCTGAAG TGTTTGCTAACATGATGAAGTCTAGATTCTCTAGAGATGAATCTATCCAATGTATTAGTGAGATTACTGTTCCAGTGTTGTCTGTGTTTGGAGAGCATGACTCG GTAGTACTTTTGGAAGAGATTTCAACTTATTTCTATCAAATAGCAGCAGTTAATGATATTGAAGTTAAAATATTAGAGAATTGTGGACATGCAATATCTGTGGAACGACCTCGCAAGACAGCCAAGGAGATTGTCAAGTTTATTAGTAAACACTCTGACTACTATTGCTGA